A genomic window from Nocardioides jiangxiensis includes:
- a CDS encoding MarR family winged helix-turn-helix transcriptional regulator, whose protein sequence is MSELSTGSLPAMDAATGPRGAGLSLLLKHAEQAVRQRLQPALDEHGLTYDHWRILAVLELQPGLTMSTIADAAVVPAATLTRLVDRLTESALVVRRIDRADKRRALVALSPRGEDVTRELRAIEDRLASEVAAALGPDRAAALHRDLTVLAHVVDQ, encoded by the coding sequence ATGAGTGAGCTGTCGACGGGGTCTTTGCCCGCGATGGACGCAGCGACGGGGCCCCGGGGTGCGGGCCTCTCGCTGCTGCTCAAGCACGCCGAACAGGCAGTGCGCCAGCGGCTGCAGCCTGCGCTGGACGAGCACGGGCTCACCTACGACCACTGGCGGATCCTCGCGGTGCTCGAGCTGCAGCCGGGGCTGACCATGAGCACCATCGCCGACGCGGCCGTCGTTCCCGCGGCGACGCTGACCCGGCTCGTCGACCGTCTCACCGAGTCAGCACTCGTGGTGCGACGGATCGACCGGGCGGACAAGAGGCGTGCCCTCGTCGCCCTCTCGCCCCGCGGCGAGGACGTGACCCGCGAGCTGCGTGCCATCGAGGACCGCCTCGCGTCAGAGGTCGCCGCGGCTCTCGGGCCTGATCGGGCGGCCGCGCTGCACCGCGACCTCACCGTCCTCGCACACGTCGTCGACCAGTAG
- a CDS encoding DEAD/DEAH box helicase, whose translation MTSPSEQYAAFRKRQEFPVFAEFASLYDFPLDDFQVRAAHELERGRGVLVAAPTGSGKTIVGEFAIHLALTQGRKCFYTAPIKALSNQKFHDLVERYGPEKVGLLTGDNSVNSEAPIVVMTTEVLRNMLYAGSRTLAGLSHVVMDEVHYLADRSRGAVWEEVIIHLPDSVALVALSATVSNAEEFGEWLNTVRDEVTTIVEEKRPVPLFQHVMVGRHLHDLFADSDVDAKAGFVREGAPVNPQLMRVARDDWASSRTRDRRTPRDKRKPGQKNVGNGRRVWIPSRVEVIERLDREGLLPAITFIFSRVGCDAAVTQCLDANLRLTSPEERDEIFAYVEAKVRHLPAADLQVLGYHEFLDGLTRGVAAHHAGMLPTFKECVEELFQRGLCKVVFATETLALGINMPARTVVIEKLTKWNGETHADITPGEYTQLTGRAGRRGLDVEGHGVVLWQPGTNPKELAGLASTRTYPLRSSFRPSYNMAVNLVHQVGRERARELLEASFAQFQADKAVVGLARQHRKAEDALEGYKEAAQCHLGDFMEYAALRRRISDVEKAAARDRRTDRRDEVVAALEKLRPGDVIRVPNGKFAGYAVVVDPGISTEGPRPYVVTLDRQARRLALIDFQTPVAPLARLRIPKGFSGRNPQQRRDLASALREKTLYGFPEEQRGDRQGTRPRSGSRHHATDEADALRRQLKQHPCHGCDDREDHARWAERYFKLQRDADTLQRRIESRTNTIARQFDRVCDVLSSLGYLEEQDGTTVVTDEGRHLMRIHTEMDLVAAECLRAGLWDELDPSELAAVLSVLVFEGRRADDSAAPRLPGGIVKDVVGEMVHLWAKLDVLEKENRLDFLREPDLGFAWAAWRWAEGDDLDDVLRETGLAAGDFVRWTKQLLDLTDQVAAATGDGAMRTVAREAGARMRRGVVAFSTLGDDD comes from the coding sequence GTGACCTCGCCGTCTGAGCAGTACGCCGCATTCCGCAAGCGCCAGGAGTTCCCGGTCTTCGCCGAGTTCGCCTCGCTGTACGACTTCCCGCTCGACGACTTCCAGGTCCGCGCGGCCCACGAGCTGGAGCGGGGCCGCGGCGTCCTGGTCGCCGCGCCCACCGGCTCGGGCAAGACGATCGTGGGCGAGTTCGCGATCCACCTGGCGCTCACACAGGGCCGCAAGTGCTTCTACACCGCGCCGATCAAGGCGCTGAGCAACCAGAAGTTCCACGACCTCGTCGAGCGCTACGGCCCCGAGAAGGTCGGCCTGCTCACCGGCGACAACAGCGTCAACAGCGAGGCTCCGATCGTCGTGATGACGACCGAGGTGCTCCGCAACATGCTGTACGCCGGCTCCCGCACGCTGGCGGGCCTGAGCCACGTCGTCATGGACGAGGTCCACTACCTCGCCGACCGCTCCCGCGGCGCCGTGTGGGAGGAGGTGATCATCCACCTGCCCGACTCGGTGGCCCTGGTCGCCCTCTCCGCCACGGTCTCCAACGCCGAGGAGTTCGGCGAGTGGCTCAACACGGTGCGTGACGAGGTCACCACGATCGTCGAGGAGAAGCGCCCGGTACCGCTCTTCCAGCACGTCATGGTGGGCCGCCACCTGCACGACCTCTTCGCCGACTCCGACGTCGACGCGAAGGCCGGCTTCGTCCGCGAGGGAGCGCCGGTCAACCCGCAGCTCATGCGGGTGGCCCGCGACGACTGGGCCTCCAGCCGCACCCGCGACCGGCGTACGCCGCGCGACAAGCGCAAGCCGGGCCAGAAGAACGTCGGCAACGGCCGGCGTGTCTGGATCCCCAGCCGCGTCGAGGTGATCGAGCGCCTCGACCGCGAGGGGCTGCTGCCTGCGATCACCTTCATCTTCAGCCGGGTGGGCTGTGATGCAGCCGTCACCCAGTGCCTCGACGCCAACCTGCGGCTGACCAGCCCGGAGGAGCGCGACGAGATCTTCGCGTACGTCGAGGCGAAGGTGCGCCACCTGCCCGCGGCCGACCTCCAGGTGCTCGGCTACCACGAGTTCCTCGACGGCCTCACGCGCGGCGTCGCTGCGCACCACGCCGGCATGCTGCCGACGTTCAAGGAGTGCGTCGAGGAGCTCTTCCAGCGGGGCCTCTGCAAGGTCGTCTTCGCGACCGAGACCCTCGCGCTCGGCATCAACATGCCGGCGCGCACGGTCGTCATCGAGAAGCTGACCAAGTGGAACGGCGAGACCCACGCCGACATCACGCCGGGGGAGTACACCCAGCTGACCGGCCGCGCCGGGCGCCGGGGCCTCGACGTCGAGGGGCACGGCGTGGTCCTGTGGCAGCCGGGCACCAACCCGAAGGAGCTGGCCGGTCTCGCCTCGACCCGCACCTACCCGCTCCGGTCGTCGTTCCGGCCCAGCTACAACATGGCCGTCAACCTCGTGCACCAGGTCGGCCGCGAGCGCGCACGCGAGCTGCTCGAGGCCTCCTTCGCGCAGTTCCAGGCCGACAAGGCGGTCGTGGGCCTCGCCCGGCAGCACCGGAAGGCCGAGGACGCGCTCGAGGGCTACAAGGAGGCGGCCCAGTGCCACCTCGGCGACTTCATGGAGTACGCCGCGCTCCGACGCCGCATCTCCGACGTGGAGAAGGCGGCCGCACGCGACCGGCGTACCGATCGCCGCGACGAGGTCGTCGCCGCGCTCGAGAAGCTCCGTCCCGGCGACGTGATCCGGGTGCCCAACGGGAAGTTCGCCGGCTACGCCGTCGTCGTCGATCCCGGGATCTCGACCGAGGGCCCGCGGCCCTACGTCGTGACGCTCGACCGCCAGGCCCGTCGCCTGGCCCTGATCGACTTCCAGACGCCGGTCGCGCCCCTCGCGAGGCTGCGGATCCCGAAGGGCTTCAGCGGGCGCAACCCGCAGCAGCGCCGTGACCTCGCCTCCGCCCTCCGCGAGAAGACGCTCTACGGCTTCCCGGAGGAGCAGCGCGGGGACCGACAGGGCACCCGTCCGCGCTCGGGCTCCCGGCACCACGCCACCGACGAGGCCGACGCCCTGCGGCGACAGCTCAAGCAGCACCCGTGCCATGGCTGCGACGACCGGGAGGACCACGCCCGGTGGGCCGAGCGGTACTTCAAGCTGCAGCGCGACGCCGACACGCTCCAGCGGCGCATCGAGTCGCGCACCAACACGATCGCCCGCCAGTTCGACCGGGTCTGCGACGTGCTCTCCAGCCTGGGCTACCTCGAGGAGCAGGACGGCACGACGGTCGTGACCGACGAGGGTCGCCACCTCATGCGGATCCACACCGAGATGGACCTCGTCGCGGCCGAGTGCCTGCGTGCCGGCCTCTGGGACGAGCTGGATCCTTCCGAGCTCGCCGCGGTGCTCTCGGTCCTCGTCTTCGAGGGGCGCCGGGCCGACGACTCGGCGGCTCCGCGGCTGCCCGGCGGCATCGTCAAGGACGTGGTGGGCGAGATGGTGCACCTGTGGGCGAAGCTCGACGTGCTCGAGAAGGAGAACCGGCTCGACTTCCTCCGGGAGCCCGATCTCGGGTTCGCCTGGGCTGCCTGGCGCTGGGCCGAGGGCGACGACCTCGACGACGTGCTGCGCGAGACCGGTCTGGCGGCGGGTGACTTCGTGCGCTGGACCAAGCAGCTGCTCGACCTCACCGACCAGGTCGCCGCTGCGACCGGGGACGGTGCCATGCGTACGGTCGCCCGCGAGGCCGGCGCCCGCATGCGCCGCGGCGTGGTCGCGTTCTCGACGCTGGGTGACGACGACTGA
- the tatC gene encoding twin-arginine translocase subunit TatC — MYGSGIVRLFRGAPVHPVGADGRMALSDHFREFRARLLKIALIWLVGFGLSLVFHEQLLDVVFGPYLDAQAALPKGTTEPVIQGAGQPLMVYLQLSALATTVLTAPLWLYQLWAFVLPGLHRHEKKWTAIFVTVAGPLFLAGVALGYYTLPKGLEILIGFTPDNFTNLVDFNHYLTFFTRTLLMFGIAFEIPVFVVLLNLAGVVKGATLAAYRHWIIIFVFVFAAIATPSTDPFTMTAMAIPMCLLFFVSEGVARVHDRRKVAADPFAGLSPDEASPI, encoded by the coding sequence ATGTACGGGAGCGGGATCGTCCGGCTCTTCCGTGGCGCCCCGGTCCACCCCGTCGGCGCCGACGGCCGCATGGCGCTGTCGGACCACTTCCGCGAGTTCCGGGCGCGCCTGCTCAAGATCGCGCTGATCTGGCTGGTGGGTTTCGGCCTCTCCCTCGTCTTCCACGAGCAGCTGCTCGACGTCGTCTTCGGTCCCTACCTCGACGCGCAGGCGGCCCTGCCGAAGGGCACGACGGAGCCGGTGATCCAGGGGGCCGGCCAGCCGCTCATGGTCTACCTGCAGCTCTCGGCGCTCGCGACCACCGTGCTGACCGCGCCGCTCTGGCTCTACCAGCTCTGGGCCTTCGTGCTGCCCGGACTGCACCGCCACGAGAAGAAGTGGACCGCGATCTTCGTGACCGTCGCCGGCCCGCTCTTCCTCGCCGGCGTCGCCCTGGGCTACTACACGCTGCCCAAGGGTCTGGAGATCCTGATCGGCTTCACGCCGGATAACTTCACCAACCTGGTCGACTTCAACCACTACCTGACCTTCTTCACGCGCACGCTGCTGATGTTCGGCATCGCGTTCGAGATCCCGGTCTTCGTGGTGCTGCTGAACCTCGCCGGCGTGGTCAAGGGCGCGACCCTCGCGGCGTACCGGCACTGGATCATCATCTTCGTCTTCGTTTTCGCGGCGATCGCGACGCCGTCGACGGATCCGTTCACCATGACGGCCATGGCGATCCCGATGTGCCTGCTCTTCTTCGTCTCCGAGGGCGTCGCGCGCGTCCACGACCGGCGCAAGGTCGCGGCCGACCCCTTCGCCGGCCTGTCGCCCGACGAGGCGTCACCGATCTGA
- the tatA gene encoding twin-arginine translocase TatA/TatE family subunit, producing the protein MYSLLEFPGGWELLLILAVVVLLFGAKKLPELARNSGQALRIFKAETKGLREGDNADTSTVEGTVVDGDKPTETN; encoded by the coding sequence ATGTATTCCCTGCTTGAGTTCCCCGGTGGCTGGGAGCTGCTCCTGATCCTCGCTGTCGTCGTGCTTCTCTTCGGCGCGAAGAAGCTCCCCGAGCTCGCGCGCAACAGCGGCCAGGCGCTCCGCATCTTCAAGGCCGAGACCAAGGGCCTGCGCGAGGGGGACAACGCCGACACGTCGACGGTGGAGGGCACGGTCGTCGACGGCGACAAGCCCACCGAGACGAACTGA
- a CDS encoding helix-turn-helix transcriptional regulator yields MSSAKDQVGRLLALVPLIRRRGEIHVDEAAALLGVSPAQLVTDLRVLIFCGWPGWLPGDLIEVDLDALEPGGDGMIRIANADYLAAPLRLSRAEASALLVALQTLRSSAGEDVLPSIDRAVAKIEEAVGARPVASVAVRPGPQAATRATLEGAVRDRRQVGLRYLVASRDEVTERVVDPLGIVTDGGVDYLDAWCHRADDRRSFRLDRMLAVTVLDTPAADHDLAPLDLSEGIFRPAADLPLVTLRLAPAARWVAEYYPVESRAEGSDGALDVTLRVADEAWLQRLLLRLTPHVSVLAPDAYAAAYRQTVAEVRALYT; encoded by the coding sequence ATGAGCTCGGCCAAGGACCAGGTCGGCCGCCTGCTGGCCCTCGTGCCGCTGATCCGGCGACGCGGCGAGATCCACGTCGACGAGGCCGCCGCGCTGCTCGGGGTCAGCCCTGCGCAGCTCGTGACGGACCTGCGTGTCCTCATCTTCTGTGGCTGGCCCGGATGGCTCCCGGGCGACCTGATCGAGGTCGACCTCGATGCCCTGGAGCCCGGCGGCGACGGCATGATCCGGATCGCCAACGCCGACTACCTCGCTGCGCCGCTGCGGCTGAGCCGCGCCGAGGCGTCGGCGCTGCTGGTGGCACTCCAGACCCTGCGCAGCAGCGCAGGCGAGGACGTGCTGCCGTCGATCGACCGCGCGGTGGCCAAGATCGAGGAGGCCGTCGGTGCCCGCCCGGTGGCGTCCGTCGCAGTCCGCCCCGGGCCGCAGGCCGCCACCCGGGCGACGCTCGAGGGCGCCGTCCGGGACAGGCGCCAGGTCGGCCTGCGCTATCTGGTCGCGTCGCGCGACGAGGTGACCGAGCGCGTGGTCGACCCCTTGGGCATCGTGACCGACGGGGGAGTGGACTACCTCGACGCATGGTGCCACCGCGCCGACGACCGGCGTTCCTTCCGGCTCGACCGGATGCTCGCGGTCACCGTGCTCGACACGCCCGCCGCTGACCACGACCTCGCCCCGCTGGACCTGTCCGAGGGCATCTTCCGGCCCGCTGCGGACCTGCCACTGGTCACGCTGCGGCTCGCCCCGGCTGCGCGGTGGGTGGCGGAGTACTACCCGGTCGAGAGCCGCGCGGAGGGCAGCGACGGGGCGCTCGACGTCACTCTCCGGGTGGCCGACGAAGCCTGGCTGCAGCGGCTCCTGCTGCGGCTGACCCCGCACGTCAGCGTCCTCGCCCCTGACGCGTACGCCGCGGCGTACCGCCAGACGGTGGCCGAGGTCCGGGCGTTGTACACCTGA
- a CDS encoding helix-turn-helix transcriptional regulator translates to MQKSERLLNLLILLLVQRRYVGKARIRALIDDYRDAPDEAFERMFERDKGELRALGVPVETGYVDGFFEDEPGYRIPADEFALPGIELTADEAAVLGLATRVWRHAGLAGHTSDALAKLAAAGIDVDRGRLDVLAPEISAEEPAFDALWQASLDRQRVSFDYQRAGATAAMKRTLEPWGLVSTSGRWYVVGRDLDRDAERMFRLSRIQGRITKIGRAGSYAVPPGVDLRSLTRRLGPGPRTEAATLLVRQGSGASLRRTGDVVEAGVTGPDGSTGWDRVTLTVSSLRWLADEVLAHGTAVRAEAPDALVTEVVRRLDAVQESA, encoded by the coding sequence GTGCAGAAGAGTGAGCGCCTGCTCAACCTCCTGATCCTGCTGCTCGTGCAGCGCCGCTACGTCGGCAAGGCGCGCATCCGCGCGCTCATCGACGACTACCGCGACGCCCCCGACGAGGCCTTCGAGCGGATGTTCGAGCGCGACAAGGGAGAGCTGCGCGCCCTCGGCGTCCCCGTCGAGACCGGCTACGTCGACGGGTTCTTCGAGGACGAGCCGGGCTACCGGATCCCGGCGGACGAGTTCGCCCTGCCGGGCATCGAGCTGACCGCCGACGAGGCCGCCGTGCTCGGCCTCGCGACGCGGGTGTGGCGCCACGCCGGGCTGGCGGGTCACACCAGCGACGCACTGGCCAAGCTGGCGGCCGCGGGCATCGACGTGGACCGCGGGCGCCTGGACGTCCTCGCACCGGAGATCAGCGCCGAGGAGCCGGCGTTCGACGCGCTGTGGCAGGCCTCGCTCGACCGTCAGCGCGTCAGCTTCGACTACCAGCGGGCCGGCGCGACCGCGGCGATGAAGCGCACGCTCGAGCCGTGGGGCCTCGTCTCCACCTCGGGCCGGTGGTACGTCGTCGGTCGCGACCTCGACCGGGACGCGGAGCGGATGTTCCGGCTGTCGCGGATCCAGGGCCGGATCACCAAGATCGGTCGCGCGGGCTCGTACGCCGTGCCGCCCGGTGTCGACCTGCGCAGCCTCACCCGGCGCCTCGGCCCCGGCCCGCGCACCGAGGCCGCGACGCTGCTGGTCCGCCAGGGCAGCGGCGCGTCCCTGCGGCGTACCGGGGACGTGGTGGAGGCCGGTGTGACCGGCCCCGACGGCAGCACCGGCTGGGACCGGGTCACGCTCACCGTCTCGTCGCTCCGCTGGCTGGCCGACGAGGTGCTCGCCCACGGCACCGCGGTACGCGCGGAGGCGCCCGACGCGCTGGTCACGGAGGTCGTGCGGCGACTCGACGCGGTGCAGGAGTCCGCATGA
- a CDS encoding FKBP-type peptidyl-prolyl cis-trans isomerase — protein sequence MRRLVVTSTVLALSTAGLAACGGTDSTDTGKVTVSGAFGTAPKVTYDGTLVREKTEVKVLSKGDGPTVAAGDSVSLDMYIGDGYTGAKAFSTFDEGESPSSVTADDNTLKAIKKAVVGATVGSRIEVIAAPDDTWGPAGGNSSLNIGNKDTTVFVIDIIKKVGPKDVDRSAVPKLFGKGGGVPAGFDFSASPKKPSTDLLRATLKPGTGEPIKAGQTVKVKYLGSVYGSSKVFDETFSKGRDPISVTVGSGGVIQGWDLGLVGAKVGSRIELVIPADLGYGAQAKGTDIPANSTLVFVMDIVSGS from the coding sequence GTGCGCCGCCTCGTCGTCACCTCCACCGTCCTCGCCCTCTCCACGGCCGGCCTCGCCGCCTGTGGCGGCACCGACTCCACGGACACCGGCAAGGTCACCGTCTCCGGAGCGTTCGGCACGGCCCCGAAGGTCACCTACGACGGCACGCTGGTGCGCGAGAAGACCGAGGTGAAGGTGCTCTCGAAGGGCGACGGCCCGACTGTCGCCGCAGGTGACTCGGTCAGCCTCGACATGTACATCGGCGACGGCTACACCGGCGCGAAGGCGTTCAGCACGTTCGACGAGGGCGAGTCGCCGTCCTCGGTCACCGCCGACGACAACACCCTGAAGGCGATCAAGAAGGCCGTGGTCGGTGCCACCGTCGGCTCGCGCATCGAGGTCATCGCGGCGCCCGACGACACCTGGGGTCCGGCCGGGGGCAACTCCTCGCTCAACATCGGCAACAAGGACACGACGGTCTTCGTGATCGACATCATCAAGAAGGTCGGTCCGAAGGACGTCGACCGCTCCGCCGTGCCGAAGCTCTTCGGCAAGGGCGGCGGCGTGCCCGCGGGCTTCGACTTCTCGGCGTCCCCGAAGAAGCCGTCGACCGACCTGCTGCGCGCCACGCTCAAGCCCGGCACCGGCGAGCCGATCAAGGCCGGCCAGACCGTCAAGGTGAAGTACCTCGGCAGCGTCTACGGGTCCTCCAAGGTCTTCGACGAGACGTTCAGCAAGGGCAGGGACCCGATCTCGGTCACGGTCGGTTCCGGTGGCGTCATCCAGGGCTGGGACCTCGGGCTCGTCGGCGCCAAGGTCGGCAGCCGCATCGAGCTCGTGATCCCCGCGGACCTCGGCTACGGCGCCCAGGCCAAGGGCACCGACATCCCGGCCAACTCGACACTCGTCTTCGTGATGGACATCGTCAGCGGCTCCTGA
- the pafA gene encoding Pup--protein ligase has product MDRRIFGIENEYGVTCTFHGQRRLSPDEVARYLFRKVVSWGRSSNVFLRNGARLYLDVGSHPEYATPECDDVAELVAHDKAGERILEGLLVDAEHRLHEEGIAGDIYLFKNNTDSAGNSYGCHENYLVSRQGEFSRLADVLIPFLVTRQIIVGAGKIIQTPRGASYSVSQRAEHIWEGVSSATTRSRPIINTRDEPHADAERYRRLHVIVGDSNMSETTTMLKVASCDLVLRMIESGVVMRDLTMENPIRAIREIAHDMTGRKKVRLANGREASALEIQLEYLTRARDFVDRRDLRTPVIDRTLDLWERGLKAVESGDLSLVDREIDWVIKWKLIERYRAKHDLPLGHARIAQLDLAYHDIRRDRGLYYLLDRRGAVARVTDDLAVFRAKTVPPQETRARLRGDFIKAAQDRHRDFTVDWVHLKLNDQAQRTVLCKDPFRAVDERVQRLIDGM; this is encoded by the coding sequence ATGGACCGTCGGATCTTCGGGATCGAGAACGAGTACGGCGTGACCTGCACCTTCCACGGGCAGCGTCGCCTGAGTCCTGACGAGGTCGCGCGCTACCTCTTCCGCAAGGTCGTCTCGTGGGGACGCAGCTCCAACGTCTTCCTCCGCAACGGCGCCCGGCTCTACCTCGACGTCGGCAGCCACCCCGAGTACGCGACGCCGGAGTGCGACGACGTCGCCGAGCTGGTCGCCCACGACAAGGCGGGGGAGCGGATCCTCGAGGGGCTCCTCGTCGATGCCGAGCACCGCCTGCACGAAGAGGGCATCGCCGGCGACATCTACCTCTTCAAGAACAACACCGACTCCGCAGGCAACTCCTACGGCTGCCACGAGAACTACCTGGTCAGCCGCCAGGGAGAGTTCAGCAGGCTGGCCGACGTCCTCATCCCGTTCCTCGTGACGCGGCAGATCATCGTCGGCGCCGGCAAGATCATCCAGACCCCGCGGGGAGCGTCGTATTCCGTGAGCCAGCGCGCCGAGCACATCTGGGAGGGCGTCTCGTCCGCGACCACGCGGAGCCGGCCGATCATCAACACCCGCGACGAGCCCCACGCCGATGCGGAGCGCTACCGCCGGCTGCACGTCATCGTCGGCGACTCGAACATGTCGGAGACGACGACGATGCTGAAGGTCGCCAGCTGCGACCTGGTGCTGCGGATGATCGAGTCCGGGGTCGTCATGCGCGACCTCACCATGGAGAACCCCATCCGGGCGATCCGCGAGATCGCCCACGACATGACCGGGCGCAAGAAGGTGCGGCTGGCCAACGGCCGCGAGGCGAGCGCGCTGGAGATCCAGCTGGAGTACCTCACGCGGGCCCGCGACTTCGTGGACCGCCGCGACCTCCGTACGCCGGTCATCGACCGCACCCTCGACCTCTGGGAGCGGGGCCTGAAGGCCGTCGAGTCCGGTGACCTGTCGCTCGTCGACCGCGAGATCGACTGGGTGATCAAGTGGAAGCTGATCGAGCGCTACCGCGCCAAGCACGACCTGCCGCTCGGCCACGCCCGCATCGCCCAGCTCGACCTCGCCTACCACGACATCCGCCGCGACCGCGGTCTCTACTACCTGCTCGACCGGCGAGGTGCCGTGGCGCGGGTCACCGACGACCTCGCGGTCTTCCGCGCCAAGACCGTGCCGCCACAGGAGACCCGGGCCCGGCTGCGCGGGGACTTCATCAAGGCCGCACAGGACCGGCACCGTGACTTCACGGTGGACTGGGTGCACCTCAAGCTCAACGACCAGGCACAGCGGACGGTGCTCTGCAAGGACCCGTTCCGGGCCGTGGACGAGCGCGTGCAGCGACTGATCGACGGGATGTGA
- a CDS encoding FAD-dependent oxidoreductase: protein MSHAFWSSPSLPDRPALAADATYDVVVAGGGVSGLLVAVLLARAGRRVAVLEARRVGDGTTGHSTAKVSILQGSRLATIMEHHPSDLARAYVDGNREGQAWLRRHLEENEVPHRAATAWTYATTDEGAVKVSAEADASRAAGLDVLRTADIGLPFQVTDAIGLADQVLIDPMDLVRSLLAELEAHGGVVHEGTRVTGADADGDWLGVTTDGGHHVRARHLVLATGCPVLDRGGWFGRLTAHRSYALAVEGVSPPVGMYLSVDPTTRSLRPAGADGEVLLVGGNNHVTGRGPDEAEQLEKLASWTRDTFPGGRITHRWSAQDWHGPSGLPYAGPLVPRDDRVHVMTGYAKWGFTNAAAGALVLSKRILGGELPPWEHAWATWSGADLRGIPDVLKANAMVAAEMVAGHVTRGPLQRLTGSHDDPAPVCTHLGGRLRWNDAEQSWDCPLHGSRFAADGSVLDAPACRALDL from the coding sequence ATGTCGCATGCATTCTGGAGCTCTCCGTCCCTGCCGGACCGTCCCGCCCTGGCCGCCGACGCGACGTACGACGTCGTGGTGGCGGGTGGCGGGGTCAGTGGCCTGCTCGTCGCCGTGCTGCTGGCGAGGGCCGGGAGGCGTGTGGCGGTGCTCGAGGCGCGGCGCGTCGGCGACGGCACCACCGGCCACAGCACAGCCAAGGTGTCGATCCTGCAGGGCAGCCGGCTCGCGACGATCATGGAGCACCACCCCTCCGACCTCGCGCGCGCCTACGTCGACGGCAACCGCGAGGGGCAGGCGTGGCTGCGCCGCCACCTCGAGGAGAACGAGGTCCCGCACCGCGCCGCGACGGCCTGGACCTACGCCACCACGGACGAGGGCGCGGTGAAGGTGTCCGCGGAGGCCGACGCCTCGCGGGCCGCAGGGCTCGACGTCCTGCGCACCGCCGACATCGGCCTCCCCTTCCAGGTGACCGACGCGATCGGCCTGGCCGACCAGGTGCTCATCGACCCGATGGACCTCGTGCGCTCCCTCCTGGCCGAGCTCGAGGCGCACGGAGGCGTCGTCCACGAGGGCACGCGGGTGACCGGAGCCGACGCAGACGGTGACTGGCTGGGCGTGACCACGGACGGCGGCCACCACGTGCGCGCCCGCCACCTGGTGCTCGCCACGGGCTGCCCGGTGCTCGACCGAGGGGGCTGGTTCGGACGCCTGACCGCTCATCGCTCCTATGCGCTGGCGGTCGAAGGCGTGTCGCCGCCTGTCGGCATGTACCTCTCGGTCGATCCGACGACGCGGTCGCTGCGCCCTGCCGGCGCCGACGGAGAGGTGCTCCTGGTCGGCGGCAACAACCACGTCACCGGGCGCGGTCCGGACGAGGCGGAGCAGCTCGAGAAGCTGGCCTCATGGACCCGGGACACCTTCCCGGGCGGCCGGATCACGCACCGCTGGTCGGCCCAGGACTGGCACGGGCCGAGCGGGCTGCCCTACGCCGGACCGCTCGTGCCGCGCGATGACCGCGTGCACGTGATGACCGGTTACGCCAAGTGGGGCTTCACCAACGCAGCAGCCGGGGCGCTGGTGCTCTCCAAGCGGATCCTCGGCGGCGAGCTGCCGCCGTGGGAGCACGCGTGGGCGACCTGGTCCGGAGCGGACCTGCGGGGAATCCCCGACGTGCTCAAGGCGAACGCGATGGTGGCCGCCGAGATGGTCGCGGGCCACGTCACGCGGGGGCCGTTGCAGCGCCTGACCGGGAGTCACGACGACCCGGCGCCGGTCTGCACGCACCTCGGCGGACGGTTGCGCTGGAACGACGCCGAGCAGAGCTGGGACTGTCCCCTGCACGGATCGCGCTTCGCGGCCGACGGGAGCGTGCTGGACGCTCCCGCCTGCCGCGCGCTCGATCTGTAG